A stretch of the Massilia varians genome encodes the following:
- the nhaA gene encoding Na+/H+ antiporter NhaA: MRVEKRLSATFKQFAHSGKAGAVLLILCTLASLIIANSPWGKGYLGFWHQYVGGLSIEHWVNDALMAIFFLLIGLELERELYNGELSDIRNAMLPIMAAVGGLTIPALIHFMFNGGTITQAGIGIPMATDIAFALGVLSLLGSGVPASLKIFLTALAVMDDLGAIIVIAVFYTAEFSFLYLLAALGVFAILILMNRVLRIMALVPYLLGGALMWFLMLKSGVHATVAGVLLAFAIPYSAKQDDAESPSHRLENALHTPVAFLILPVFALANTGIVVGAGWAEELLSANSLGILLGLIVGKPIGILLFSFAAVSLGICRLPLDLAWRHVLGAGLLGGIGFTMSIFITNLAYTGEAGVITSSKMAILLASLTAGLVGFAWLKFMGTPLASDPDPDTMDFDDGSVRPDSPKPDS; the protein is encoded by the coding sequence ATGCGTGTTGAAAAGCGACTATCGGCCACGTTCAAGCAGTTTGCCCATTCCGGCAAGGCGGGGGCAGTCCTCCTGATCCTCTGCACACTGGCTTCGCTGATCATCGCCAATTCCCCGTGGGGGAAGGGCTATCTTGGATTCTGGCACCAGTATGTTGGGGGCCTGAGCATCGAGCACTGGGTGAACGATGCGCTGATGGCGATTTTCTTTCTGCTCATCGGCCTGGAGCTTGAACGCGAACTGTATAACGGCGAACTGTCCGACATCAGGAATGCCATGCTGCCGATCATGGCCGCTGTAGGTGGCCTCACCATTCCGGCGCTCATCCACTTCATGTTCAATGGTGGGACAATTACCCAGGCAGGCATCGGCATCCCGATGGCGACCGACATTGCATTCGCACTAGGAGTGCTGAGCCTGCTCGGCAGCGGGGTACCGGCTTCCCTCAAGATTTTTCTGACCGCGCTCGCCGTTATGGACGATCTTGGCGCGATTATCGTTATCGCCGTGTTCTACACGGCAGAGTTTTCCTTCCTCTACCTGCTGGCCGCACTTGGTGTCTTTGCGATCCTGATCCTGATGAACCGCGTGCTACGCATCATGGCGCTCGTGCCATACCTGCTGGGTGGCGCGCTGATGTGGTTCTTGATGCTCAAGTCCGGCGTACACGCGACTGTCGCTGGGGTGCTGCTAGCCTTTGCCATTCCTTACTCGGCTAAGCAAGATGATGCCGAGTCTCCCTCGCATCGCCTGGAGAATGCGTTGCACACGCCAGTCGCCTTCCTTATTCTGCCCGTGTTCGCCTTGGCAAATACGGGGATTGTCGTCGGCGCAGGCTGGGCTGAAGAACTCTTGTCGGCCAACAGCCTCGGCATCCTGCTTGGACTGATCGTCGGCAAGCCAATCGGCATCCTGCTCTTCAGCTTCGCCGCCGTCTCGCTCGGCATCTGCCGCCTGCCGCTCGACCTCGCGTGGCGTCATGTGCTGGGCGCAGGCCTGCTTGGCGGCATCGGCTTCACGATGTCGATTTTTATCACCAACCTGGCTTATACCGGAGAAGCCGGCGTGATCACTTCCTCAAAGATGGCAATCCTGCTAGCGTCCCTCACGGCCGGGCTAGTAGGTTTCGCGTGGCTGAAGTTTATGGGAACACCGCTGGCATCCGACCCTGATCCAGACACAATGGATTTCGATGACGGATCGGTTAGGCCAGACAGCCCGAAACCCGATTCCTAA
- a CDS encoding IS481-like element ISKpn27 family transposase: MTQALHSQARTTHLIREEIRNSTLPQAELARMYNVTRQTIRKWQNRESPEDKSHAPNKMYTTLTPEQELIVVELRKTLLLPTDDLLAVTREFINPAVSRAGLGRCLRRHGVSDLRNLVEQEGTAPATKKTFKDYEPGFVHIDIKYLPQMPDETARRYLFVAIDRATRWVFIELYADQTDGSSGDFLNKVQQACPVKIVKLLTDNGSQFTDRFTAGGKKKEPSGTHVFDRLCKQLGIEHRLIPPRHPQTNGMVERFNGRISDIVNQTRFGSAAELESTLRNYVKIYNHSIPQRALQHKTPVQALKEWHEKRPELFRKRVYNQPGLDT; encoded by the coding sequence ATGACCCAGGCACTGCACAGCCAAGCCCGTACTACCCACCTGATCCGTGAGGAAATCAGGAACTCGACGCTCCCGCAGGCCGAACTGGCCAGGATGTACAACGTCACCCGCCAAACCATCCGAAAGTGGCAAAACCGCGAGTCTCCTGAAGACAAGTCGCATGCGCCGAACAAGATGTACACGACGCTCACGCCCGAGCAGGAGCTCATCGTGGTGGAGCTGCGCAAGACGTTGCTGCTGCCCACGGACGACCTGCTGGCGGTCACGCGCGAGTTCATCAATCCAGCCGTCTCGCGTGCCGGCCTGGGACGTTGCCTGCGCCGCCACGGTGTCTCGGATCTACGTAACCTGGTCGAGCAGGAAGGCACTGCGCCCGCCACGAAAAAGACCTTCAAGGACTACGAGCCGGGCTTTGTGCACATCGACATCAAGTACCTGCCGCAGATGCCCGACGAGACGGCAAGGCGCTATCTCTTCGTTGCCATCGACCGTGCTACGCGCTGGGTCTTCATCGAGCTCTATGCCGACCAGACCGATGGCAGCAGTGGCGACTTCCTCAACAAAGTCCAGCAAGCCTGTCCCGTCAAGATCGTCAAGCTTCTGACCGACAACGGCAGCCAGTTCACCGACCGCTTCACGGCTGGCGGCAAGAAGAAGGAACCCAGCGGCACACACGTGTTCGACCGCCTGTGCAAGCAGCTCGGCATCGAACACCGGCTCATCCCGCCTCGTCATCCGCAGACCAACGGCATGGTGGAGCGCTTCAACGGTCGTATCAGCGACATCGTCAACCAGACCCGTTTTGGTTCAGCTGCCGAACTGGAATCGACGCTGCGCAATTACGTCAAGATCTACAACCACAGCATTCCGCAACGCGCGCTCCAACACAAAACACCCGTTCAGGCGCTCAAGGAATGGCATGAAAAACGCCCTGAATTGTTCAGGAAGCGCGTGTATAACCAGCCGGGTCTTGACACGTAA